The following proteins are co-located in the Chlorogloeopsis sp. ULAP01 genome:
- a CDS encoding nucleotidyltransferase family protein encodes MSTQQLPQSTIKEVELLLYCARTHITPTIAARIQKLLLEDIDWEYLIRIAQRHRVMPLLYHSLQSISPELVPPAKLNQLRQDFQANLFRSIFITQSLLKFLSLFESNQIPALSFKGSILGASAYGNFSLRQTRDLDILVHKHHYQKAVDLLIAAGGEICLDLPSECHFLFYDRTLCIDLHCEIIPKDYSRSISDNYWWQNLEHFELSGEKVLNLSPEACFFMLCLQGTKDCWYMLHRICDVAEVIRTYPEMNWMQIMDQANRFGCKRIVSVALVLTKNLLEASLPEEVLKEVESDPAVKSVVEQVSKQLFCETTEEKIEGVPKDLFHMSTREHFKDRLQILVSLLNTHGWFTPTEHDLEFLRLPKFLYFLYYLTRPIRLIARYRLSLLQYLRIKK; translated from the coding sequence ATGTCTACTCAACAGCTGCCACAATCTACTATTAAAGAAGTAGAGTTGCTACTATACTGTGCCAGAACTCACATTACTCCCACAATAGCAGCACGCATTCAAAAGCTGTTGCTAGAGGATATTGACTGGGAGTATTTGATACGAATAGCACAAAGGCACAGAGTTATGCCGCTTTTGTATCACAGCCTCCAAAGTATTTCTCCAGAACTTGTTCCCCCTGCCAAGTTAAATCAGCTCCGTCAAGATTTTCAAGCAAATCTTTTTCGTAGCATTTTTATTACTCAAAGTTTATTGAAGTTTTTAAGCTTATTTGAAAGCAATCAAATTCCTGCGCTCTCATTCAAAGGATCTATTCTAGGGGCTTCAGCCTACGGTAACTTTTCCCTCCGCCAAACACGAGATCTGGATATCCTTGTTCACAAACATCACTATCAAAAAGCTGTAGATTTACTGATTGCCGCAGGGGGTGAAATCTGTCTTGACTTGCCCTCAGAGTGCCATTTTCTATTCTATGATCGCACGCTTTGTATTGACCTTCATTGTGAAATCATACCAAAGGATTACTCACGTTCTATTAGTGACAATTACTGGTGGCAAAATTTGGAGCATTTTGAGCTATCCGGAGAAAAGGTGCTTAATTTATCACCAGAAGCCTGCTTTTTCATGCTCTGTCTCCAGGGAACTAAAGACTGTTGGTATATGTTGCATCGGATTTGCGATGTTGCGGAAGTGATTCGCACATATCCAGAAATGAACTGGATGCAGATTATGGATCAAGCAAACAGATTCGGATGTAAACGGATAGTTTCTGTCGCACTTGTGTTAACCAAAAATCTACTAGAAGCATCTCTTCCAGAAGAAGTTTTAAAAGAGGTAGAGTCGGATCCAGCAGTTAAGTCAGTAGTCGAGCAGGTGAGCAAACAACTTTTTTGTGAGACTACTGAAGAGAAAATTGAAGGGGTGCCAAAAGATTTATTTCACATGAGTACAAGAGAACATTTCAAGGACAGATTACAAATCTTGGTTAGTTTATTGAATACTCATGGCTGGTTTACACCCACAGAACACGATTTAGAATTTCTTCGTTTACCTAAATTTCTCTATTTTCTGTATTATCTAACTCGCCCAATTCGTTTAATAGCAAGATACAGATTATCTTTGTTACAGTACTTAAGAATAAAAAAATAG
- a CDS encoding ABC transporter ATP-binding protein, whose amino-acid sequence MQAGKIIKQKLQQTLRLVPALRLVWQSSPGWTSARVVLLVIQGILPVVSIYLTKLIIDTVAVNLSTTDKTAAFHRAILLIAIAGAVTLVTALCSSLTELVTTAHSQRVTDYMQGIINAKSIAADLEYYENAKYYDALQRAQQEAPHRPPQILNRLAQVAQNSVSLLAMIGLLLSLHWGIIGILFIAALPAMLVRLKFSRVMYHWQRKWTPPHRKAMYLSWILTSDQFAKEIRLFDLGNFFSQWYLRIRRQIYKESLKIFTKRSLANFAAEAVAGVLIFVIYAFIVYQAIYGILRLGDLVLYHQALQRGQNDIKGLLSSLSALYEDNLFLANLYEFLDLKPKLVDPLDPIPVPRPMQSGIVFNNVSFQYTTTIRQALRDINLTIRPGEVVALVGENGSGKTTLIKLLCRLYDPTAGNITIDGIDLREFKIAELRHQISVIFQDYAKYHLTAQENIWLGNIELPPHQESIIAAARRSGADDVITKLPQGYDTILGKLFEQGEELSIGQWQKIALARAFLRDSQVIVLDEPTSAMDPKAEYEVFEKFRQLIKNQAAILISHRLSTVKMADRIYVMANGSILESGTHEELMQLEGTYAHLFETQAQNYR is encoded by the coding sequence ATGCAAGCAGGCAAAATCATTAAACAAAAACTCCAGCAAACTTTACGCCTTGTGCCTGCATTACGCTTAGTCTGGCAAAGTAGTCCTGGTTGGACGAGCGCTCGTGTAGTGCTGCTAGTTATCCAAGGAATACTGCCTGTAGTATCAATTTATCTTACTAAATTGATCATAGATACAGTAGCTGTTAACCTCTCTACTACTGATAAAACTGCTGCCTTTCATCGTGCAATACTTTTAATTGCTATAGCTGGTGCAGTAACTCTTGTAACTGCTCTTTGCAGTTCCTTAACAGAATTAGTCACTACTGCTCATTCTCAGCGAGTGACTGACTATATGCAGGGCATTATTAATGCTAAATCAATTGCAGCCGATCTAGAGTATTACGAGAACGCCAAATACTACGATGCCCTACAACGTGCTCAACAAGAAGCTCCTCACCGACCTCCCCAAATTTTAAATCGTTTGGCACAAGTTGCTCAAAACAGTGTTTCCTTGCTGGCAATGATTGGCTTGTTGCTGTCACTGCATTGGGGAATTATCGGTATCCTATTTATTGCTGCTCTTCCCGCTATGCTAGTGCGGTTAAAATTCAGTCGAGTCATGTATCATTGGCAGCGAAAATGGACTCCACCGCATCGAAAAGCGATGTATTTAAGTTGGATTTTGACATCAGATCAGTTTGCCAAAGAAATTCGCTTATTTGATTTAGGTAACTTTTTTAGTCAATGGTACCTCCGTATCCGACGGCAGATATATAAAGAAAGCTTAAAAATTTTTACTAAACGCTCTCTGGCTAATTTTGCAGCAGAAGCTGTCGCTGGGGTTTTAATATTTGTTATCTATGCTTTCATTGTTTATCAAGCTATCTACGGCATTTTGCGTTTGGGTGATCTGGTTCTCTATCATCAAGCATTACAGCGCGGACAGAATGATATTAAAGGTTTATTGAGTAGTTTATCTGCTCTGTATGAAGACAACTTATTTCTTGCTAATCTCTACGAGTTCCTGGACTTGAAACCCAAGCTAGTCGATCCTTTAGATCCGATACCAGTTCCACGACCAATGCAGAGTGGGATTGTATTTAATAATGTTAGTTTTCAATACACTACCACTATCCGTCAGGCACTTCGAGATATCAACCTTACGATCCGACCAGGGGAAGTAGTAGCATTAGTTGGAGAAAACGGCTCCGGGAAAACAACTTTAATTAAACTTTTATGTCGATTGTACGATCCAACAGCAGGCAACATTACTATCGATGGGATTGATCTACGGGAATTTAAAATTGCTGAATTACGGCACCAAATCAGCGTAATTTTTCAGGACTATGCCAAATACCACCTGACAGCACAGGAAAATATCTGGCTAGGCAATATCGAACTGCCACCTCATCAGGAAAGTATAATTGCTGCTGCTCGCCGTTCTGGTGCTGATGATGTCATCACAAAATTACCTCAAGGTTATGACACCATCTTGGGTAAGTTATTTGAACAGGGAGAAGAACTAAGTATTGGGCAATGGCAGAAAATTGCACTAGCGCGGGCATTTTTGCGGGATTCCCAGGTAATTGTCCTTGATGAGCCTACCAGCGCCATGGATCCCAAAGCTGAATATGAAGTGTTTGAAAAGTTCCGCCAACTGATCAAAAATCAAGCTGCCATTCTCATCAGCCATCGCTTATCCACTGTTAAGATGGCCGATCGCATTTATGTGATGGCAAATGGTTCCATTTTAGAAAGCGGTACCCATGAGGAATTAATGCAGCTAGAGGGTACCTATGCCCATTTATTTGAAACCCAAGCTCAAAATTATAGGTAG
- a CDS encoding cupin domain-containing protein: MNTEPNFSQLVYPYKITDFFQSFWEKNYLYINRNNYSFYNNILDNNDIDNFLQNQKLQAECDNFFLVKDGNSLDFKNWSKQESKSHQYIVNNKKLFEFLHQGFTLVINGVHKSIPKLIKFCNLLESELKFRIRANIYITPPTAQGLLPHYDEHDVCILQIHGTKIWHLYHSPIQLPSQQKDQRIGLHSLEKPEFEVELKPGDLLYIPRGLIHQAFTTDTNSIHIALGLYPTYWFELLQDLVELAKENPAFRRAIPNEFMNDDQKSFFKEKFRQICQDLVTNLDVDTLLETKSHQFIVNKRSQDESRFKDWLLINQINLNSILSRRKGILFSIDKDKSNIHINFYNKSLTFPIFFAPSLSTILYSDRFAVKDIGGLINNKGKIKLVTKFIQEGFLKIESINADD, translated from the coding sequence ATGAATACTGAACCTAACTTTTCTCAACTTGTTTATCCATATAAAATTACAGATTTTTTTCAGTCCTTTTGGGAGAAAAATTATCTTTATATTAATCGTAACAATTACTCCTTTTATAACAATATTTTAGATAATAACGATATTGATAATTTTTTGCAAAATCAAAAATTACAAGCAGAATGTGATAATTTTTTCTTAGTCAAGGATGGTAATAGTTTAGATTTCAAGAATTGGTCTAAACAAGAATCCAAATCTCATCAATATATTGTTAACAATAAGAAGCTATTTGAATTTTTACATCAGGGCTTTACACTAGTTATCAACGGTGTACATAAATCAATTCCTAAACTTATAAAATTTTGTAATTTACTAGAAAGCGAACTCAAGTTTAGAATTAGAGCAAATATTTATATAACACCTCCTACAGCACAAGGATTATTGCCACATTATGACGAGCATGATGTTTGTATTTTACAAATACATGGTACTAAAATTTGGCATTTATATCACTCACCAATACAACTACCTTCTCAACAAAAAGACCAGCGTATAGGACTACACTCATTAGAAAAACCGGAGTTTGAAGTTGAATTAAAGCCGGGAGATTTACTATATATTCCCAGGGGTCTCATTCATCAAGCTTTCACAACAGATACAAATTCTATACATATTGCATTGGGGTTATATCCCACCTATTGGTTTGAACTACTACAAGACTTAGTTGAACTCGCTAAGGAGAACCCGGCTTTTAGAAGAGCCATTCCTAACGAATTCATGAATGATGATCAGAAAAGCTTTTTTAAAGAAAAGTTTCGCCAAATCTGCCAAGATTTAGTTACTAATTTAGATGTAGATACTTTACTTGAAACAAAATCTCACCAGTTTATTGTCAACAAGCGTTCCCAAGATGAAAGCAGATTTAAGGACTGGTTACTCATTAATCAAATTAATTTAAACTCTATTCTATCACGAAGAAAAGGTATTCTTTTTTCAATAGATAAGGATAAAAGCAATATACATATAAATTTTTACAACAAAAGCTTAACTTTTCCTATTTTTTTTGCTCCTTCCTTAAGTACTATATTATATAGCGATCGCTTTGCCGTGAAAGATATTGGTGGTTTAATAAATAATAAAGGCAAAATTAAGTTAGTTACTAAATTTATCCAAGAAGGATTTTTGAAAATTGAAAGTATTAACGCTGACGATTAG
- a CDS encoding serine kinase, whose translation MYSYRAYGLIVYSPFPLPELITSCEVDADVIIQLQKLEHSPLKTNSAAHCFQLTSEGMYLYWQGVGTFLIQDGKRIIIDPVPEADEDRLRLFILGAAIGVLLHQRGFLVLHASAVTIHDNGVAFIGDKGWGKSTMVAALHARGHSLIGDDVIAVDLNNSNQVLLIPAFPQLKLWPDAVAGLGGNPEELPRLVSHLEKRDRRITHGFTEKTIPLQQIYVLGIDANVEIQPLQPQKILTYLFRNSYITRFGNELLQPNGASHFLKLTKLANLVSISRLLRPSSLQLLPNVCQLVEQHLERQISTANFV comes from the coding sequence ATGTATTCCTACAGAGCTTATGGTTTAATTGTCTACTCCCCATTCCCACTGCCAGAGTTAATCACCTCTTGTGAAGTAGATGCAGATGTGATTATACAATTGCAAAAACTAGAGCATTCTCCCTTAAAAACTAATTCTGCTGCACATTGTTTCCAGTTAACTTCTGAGGGTATGTACTTATATTGGCAAGGAGTGGGAACTTTTCTGATCCAAGATGGAAAAAGAATTATTATCGATCCAGTTCCAGAGGCTGATGAGGACAGACTACGCTTATTTATATTGGGGGCAGCTATAGGTGTGCTGCTACATCAACGAGGATTTTTAGTACTGCATGCAAGTGCTGTGACCATACATGATAATGGTGTTGCCTTCATCGGAGATAAAGGATGGGGTAAATCCACTATGGTTGCTGCTCTCCACGCACGGGGACATAGCCTAATTGGTGATGACGTTATTGCTGTAGACTTGAACAATAGCAACCAAGTATTGCTGATACCAGCTTTTCCACAACTGAAACTTTGGCCAGATGCAGTTGCTGGTTTGGGAGGTAATCCTGAAGAATTGCCACGACTAGTTTCTCACTTAGAAAAACGCGATCGCAGGATTACTCACGGTTTTACAGAAAAAACTATTCCACTCCAGCAAATTTATGTTCTAGGTATAGATGCGAATGTAGAAATTCAACCTCTTCAGCCCCAGAAAATTTTAACATATCTATTCCGCAACTCTTACATAACGCGATTTGGGAATGAACTGCTGCAACCTAACGGAGCGTCTCACTTCCTTAAGCTTACCAAACTTGCTAACTTAGTTTCGATATCTCGGCTTTTACGACCTAGCTCTCTACAACTTTTACCTAACGTTTGCCAGTTAGTAGAACAGCATCTTGAACGTCAAATCAGTACAGCTAATTTTGTTTAA
- a CDS encoding lasso peptide isopeptide bond-forming cyclase, translating into MSGIVGVYYLDGQSVDHQKLGQMVDIIAHRGPDNAGIWIDGCVGLGHRMLWTTPESLLEKLPYHTGDLTITADARIDNRDELICALELNDYPAEKVTDSQLILAAYEKWGKQCPEHLLGDFAFAIWDRRKQILFCARDHFGVKPFYYYSSAQAFVFGSEIKAIFCLPDVPRQINEVRIGDYLVSMFEDTTITFYQDILRLPPAHRMIVSCEGIKLESYWSLNPNHELRLGSDEEYAAKFRELFSEAVRCRMRSAYPLGTMLSGGLDSSSITCTARKILEEEGGSVLPTFSAIFDKVSECDERAYINPVLAQGGMKPHYVCADQISPLIDSLFKHLDEPLFAFNLYLNRSIYKVAQQQGVRIILDGFDGDSTVSHGVSYLNELAINKRWFSLIQQLKGFAKNFNYSFWQLLWQYLWKYEFEPIIRKYKPLRIGQRVWQALQRRVMRTSGSANQPTWSTILNPDFVERVGLKERRKSLNKLFLYSQENQRAQHYYSLARGVMPYTLEVLDKAAAEFGIELRFPFWDKRLVEFCLSVPGEQKIHQGWTRMVMRRGMAGILPQEVQWRGGKSNLAPSFNHGLLTFEQERLEELLVKNSELIKEYTNTISLHEAYHRFISQQDKEDDSFNLWKALNLALWLKHSDFSPSEAPQVRD; encoded by the coding sequence ATGAGCGGCATTGTCGGCGTTTACTATCTTGATGGTCAATCTGTTGACCATCAAAAACTTGGGCAGATGGTAGATATTATTGCCCATAGGGGGCCAGATAATGCAGGCATCTGGATTGATGGGTGTGTTGGCTTGGGACATCGAATGCTGTGGACAACGCCCGAATCTCTTCTAGAGAAGTTGCCCTACCACACTGGTGATTTGACAATTACGGCAGATGCTCGAATTGATAATCGAGACGAACTCATCTGTGCATTAGAATTAAATGACTATCCGGCAGAGAAAGTCACCGATAGTCAACTGATATTAGCTGCTTATGAAAAATGGGGTAAGCAATGTCCAGAGCATTTATTGGGTGATTTTGCCTTTGCTATTTGGGATCGGCGAAAGCAGATATTATTTTGTGCCAGAGATCACTTTGGTGTTAAACCTTTTTATTACTATTCATCTGCACAAGCCTTTGTTTTTGGCAGCGAGATTAAAGCTATCTTTTGCTTGCCAGATGTGCCACGCCAGATAAATGAAGTGAGGATTGGTGATTATCTGGTATCGATGTTTGAGGATACTACCATTACTTTTTACCAAGATATCCTCCGACTTCCTCCTGCTCATCGGATGATAGTAAGCTGTGAAGGAATAAAGTTAGAGTCATATTGGTCTTTAAATCCTAACCATGAATTGCGTTTAGGTTCTGATGAGGAATATGCCGCCAAGTTTCGTGAACTTTTTAGCGAAGCTGTGCGATGCCGTATGCGTAGTGCCTACCCTCTCGGTACAATGCTCAGTGGTGGGCTAGACTCTTCCTCAATCACTTGCACAGCAAGGAAAATACTAGAAGAGGAAGGAGGATCTGTTTTACCGACATTTTCAGCAATTTTTGACAAAGTGAGTGAGTGTGACGAACGTGCTTACATCAACCCTGTTCTTGCTCAAGGTGGCATGAAGCCGCACTACGTTTGTGCGGATCAAATCAGTCCTCTCATAGATAGTCTGTTCAAGCATCTGGATGAACCTCTGTTCGCCTTCAATTTGTATTTAAACAGGAGTATTTACAAGGTTGCTCAACAGCAGGGGGTGCGCATAATTCTTGATGGATTTGATGGAGATAGTACTGTTTCACATGGCGTAAGCTATTTAAATGAATTGGCAATTAACAAACGATGGTTCAGCTTAATTCAACAGTTGAAAGGATTTGCTAAAAACTTCAATTATTCTTTCTGGCAGCTACTGTGGCAATATTTGTGGAAATATGAATTTGAGCCAATAATACGCAAATATAAGCCTTTGAGAATAGGACAACGAGTTTGGCAAGCATTGCAAAGGCGAGTAATGCGAACAAGTGGCTCTGCTAATCAACCTACATGGAGTACAATCCTTAACCCTGATTTTGTTGAACGCGTTGGCTTAAAAGAACGGCGTAAATCTTTAAATAAACTTTTCTTATACTCACAAGAGAACCAAAGAGCACAACACTACTACAGTTTGGCGAGGGGTGTTATGCCTTATACTTTAGAGGTATTAGACAAAGCTGCTGCCGAGTTTGGCATTGAACTACGTTTTCCATTCTGGGATAAGCGGTTAGTGGAATTTTGCCTATCTGTTCCTGGTGAGCAAAAGATACACCAAGGCTGGACGCGGATGGTGATGCGTCGGGGAATGGCTGGGATTCTGCCTCAGGAAGTGCAATGGCGTGGTGGCAAATCTAATCTGGCTCCTAGCTTTAACCACGGACTTTTAACTTTTGAGCAAGAGCGCTTGGAAGAGCTTCTGGTCAAGAACTCTGAACTCATTAAGGAGTACACAAACACAATTAGTTTGCATGAGGCATATCACAGATTTATTTCTCAACAAGACAAAGAAGATGATTCTTTCAATCTCTGGAAAGCTTTGAACTTAGCTCTATGGCTGAAGCATAGTGACTTTTCACCATCTGAAGCCCCACAAGTACGCGACTGA
- a CDS encoding lasso peptide biosynthesis B2 protein, producing the protein MKQVWKLLHLKDRERNLLINTFILLGLVRLGLWLLPFQKLQQRLATISQQNPQRDQFSVNEIIWAINASTRYMPGGAKCLARALTCQTMMNRYGYSPQLRIGVTKSEKGKLEAHAWIESQGQIVIGNLTDLSRFTPLPSLYN; encoded by the coding sequence ATGAAGCAAGTATGGAAATTATTACACCTTAAAGATAGAGAACGCAATCTTTTAATCAATACATTTATTTTGTTAGGATTAGTCAGATTAGGATTATGGTTGCTGCCATTTCAAAAATTACAGCAACGACTAGCAACCATCAGTCAGCAAAATCCTCAACGAGATCAATTCTCTGTTAACGAAATTATTTGGGCTATTAATGCCAGTACTCGCTATATGCCTGGTGGTGCGAAGTGTCTAGCTCGTGCTTTGACTTGCCAGACAATGATGAATCGATACGGTTACTCACCGCAACTGCGTATAGGAGTCACCAAAAGTGAAAAAGGGAAATTAGAAGCTCATGCGTGGATTGAGAGTCAAGGACAAATTGTCATTGGCAACCTTACAGACCTTTCAAGATTTACCCCACTACCATCTTTATACAATTAG
- a CDS encoding PqqD family protein yields the protein MINSFSNWIVANKNQVSSEVLGETVILNMTSGIYYGLNETGTFIWNLIQEPKTVEEILSALLDEYEADIEECKSDILALIEDLAEKGMIEIKDEASMEIITP from the coding sequence ATGATAAATAGCTTTAGTAACTGGATAGTGGCAAATAAAAATCAAGTTTCTTCTGAAGTTTTAGGAGAGACAGTCATTCTCAATATGACTTCAGGAATTTACTACGGTTTAAATGAAACAGGTACTTTTATCTGGAATCTAATTCAAGAACCAAAAACTGTGGAGGAAATCTTAAGTGCGCTGTTGGATGAATATGAAGCAGATATAGAAGAGTGCAAAAGTGATATTTTGGCATTAATAGAAGACTTAGCAGAGAAAGGAATGATAGAAATTAAAGATGAAGCAAGTATGGAAATTATTACACCTTAA
- a CDS encoding WcaF family extracellular polysaccharide biosynthesis acetyltransferase: MHLDNYTLGTYTPGAPYWKQLLWYFIGSSLLQSHILVFSAFKVWLLRIFGAQIGKNVRIKPGVRVKFPWRLTVGDHVWIGEDVWIDNLASVIIESHVCLSQGVYLCTGNHDWSHADFKLITAPIHIQQSSWIASKGVIGPGVTVGHGAVLTLGGVTGRSLEPMTIYAGNPAQPIKQRKL; the protein is encoded by the coding sequence ATGCATTTAGACAATTATACTCTTGGTACATATACACCTGGTGCGCCCTACTGGAAACAACTTCTTTGGTACTTTATAGGATCATCTTTACTACAAAGCCATATACTTGTATTTTCCGCCTTCAAGGTTTGGCTACTTCGTATCTTCGGAGCGCAAATTGGTAAAAATGTCCGTATTAAACCAGGAGTACGGGTAAAGTTTCCCTGGCGGTTGACAGTTGGCGATCACGTATGGATTGGAGAAGATGTTTGGATTGATAACCTTGCTTCTGTGATTATCGAAAGTCACGTTTGCCTATCTCAGGGCGTTTATCTGTGTACTGGCAATCACGACTGGAGCCATGCCGATTTTAAACTGATTACTGCCCCAATCCACATTCAACAGAGTAGTTGGATTGCTAGCAAAGGTGTAATTGGGCCTGGAGTCACCGTTGGACACGGAGCCGTGCTAACTCTAGGTGGAGTAACTGGGCGTTCCTTAGAACCAATGACAATTTATGCAGGTAATCCAGCTCAACCTATTAAGCAAAGAAAACTGTAA
- a CDS encoding glycosyltransferase family 2 protein — protein sequence MKIDLLSVIILTKNEELNLPTCLGSLQKLNAKIFIVDSGSTDRTVEIAQKAGCQVFNHPFENQAKQLNWAIENLPITTNWIMRLDADERLTPELVEELESILPKTSNDITGYQVKRRVFFMGRWMRHGGYYPTWLLRIWRNGTGTCEQRWMDEHMILSKGKIANLQHDIIDENQKGLSFWTDKHNRYAEREVKDILNIGVEQDDFLLKKGQFSQASQRRWVKKNLYARSPLFLRAFLYFLLRYIVGLGFLDGKEGLIFHVLQGFWYRFLIDAKIYELRKN from the coding sequence ATGAAAATAGATTTACTATCGGTAATCATCTTAACTAAGAATGAAGAACTCAATCTCCCAACGTGTTTAGGTAGTTTGCAAAAGCTAAATGCAAAAATTTTTATTGTCGATTCTGGTAGTACGGATCGAACAGTAGAAATAGCTCAAAAAGCAGGTTGTCAAGTGTTTAATCATCCTTTTGAGAACCAAGCAAAACAACTTAACTGGGCTATTGAGAACTTACCAATCACTACAAACTGGATTATGCGCCTTGATGCTGATGAACGGCTTACTCCTGAATTGGTTGAAGAGTTAGAATCAATCTTACCTAAGACATCAAACGATATTACAGGATATCAAGTTAAACGCCGCGTGTTTTTTATGGGACGTTGGATGCGTCATGGTGGCTACTATCCTACCTGGCTATTACGAATTTGGCGTAATGGAACGGGTACTTGCGAACAGAGGTGGATGGATGAGCATATGATTCTTTCTAAAGGCAAAATTGCTAATCTTCAGCACGATATTATAGATGAAAATCAAAAAGGTTTAAGTTTCTGGACTGATAAACATAATCGCTATGCGGAACGAGAGGTGAAAGACATACTTAATATTGGTGTCGAACAAGATGATTTTCTTTTAAAAAAAGGTCAGTTTTCTCAAGCTAGTCAGCGAAGATGGGTGAAAAAAAATCTTTATGCACGCTCACCTCTTTTTCTACGTGCTTTCCTCTACTTTCTTTTACGATATATTGTCGGTTTAGGTTTTTTAGATGGTAAGGAAGGGTTAATTTTTCATGTTTTACAAGGTTTTTGGTATAGATTCCTAATAGATGCTAAAATATATGAATTACGAAAAAATTAA
- a CDS encoding glycosyltransferase, protein MKILHVIPSVASVRGGPSQAILQTVKALRSLGVDAEIITTNDNGDDVLDVPLSKLVEYKQVPIQFFPRFSPKINSIREFAFSSQLTAWLWQNAHRYDLLHVHAIFSYASTAAMAIARLHNIPYIVRPLGQLCEWSLQQSARKKQIYLNLIERANLNHSRVLHLTSRQEQQEVSRLGLRVPSFVLPHGLSIPPIIPDARYRLRQQLKVPPDEPVILFLSRLHPKKGLEYLIPALGKLKHHRFTFVLAGNGSPEYTNELQSLVASIGICDRTHFAGFVEGESKNLLMQGSDLFALTSHSENFGLAVLEALAAGLPVIITPGVALASVVEQHKLGYVIPQNISAIANALDDCLNSPQLTKQMGDRARQIIHDKYTWNHIASNLIEIYTAIIEKKNLPHLD, encoded by the coding sequence ATGAAAATTCTTCATGTGATACCATCAGTTGCCTCTGTACGGGGTGGGCCTAGTCAAGCAATACTGCAAACTGTTAAAGCACTGCGAAGTTTAGGTGTTGATGCCGAAATTATCACAACAAATGATAATGGTGATGATGTATTAGATGTGCCTCTATCCAAGCTTGTAGAGTACAAACAAGTCCCGATTCAGTTTTTTCCTCGCTTTTCCCCTAAAATTAACTCTATCCGAGAATTCGCCTTTTCTAGCCAACTCACTGCATGGCTGTGGCAAAACGCTCACAGATATGACTTGTTGCACGTCCACGCTATTTTTTCCTATGCTTCTACAGCAGCAATGGCGATCGCTCGTCTGCACAACATTCCCTATATTGTTCGTCCCTTAGGTCAACTCTGTGAATGGTCACTCCAGCAAAGCGCCCGTAAAAAACAAATTTACCTCAACTTGATTGAAAGGGCTAACCTTAACCACAGTCGGGTGCTTCACCTCACCTCTAGACAAGAACAGCAAGAAGTTTCTCGCTTAGGTCTTCGGGTTCCTAGCTTTGTCCTACCTCATGGACTCTCCATTCCTCCTATTATCCCTGATGCTCGTTATCGTCTCCGGCAACAACTCAAAGTTCCTCCAGATGAACCTGTAATCCTATTTTTATCCCGCTTGCATCCCAAAAAAGGGTTAGAGTATCTAATTCCAGCGTTGGGCAAACTTAAGCACCATCGTTTTACCTTCGTTTTAGCAGGTAATGGCTCTCCAGAGTATACAAATGAACTTCAGTCTTTAGTGGCTTCAATTGGTATTTGCGATCGCACCCATTTTGCTGGATTTGTTGAAGGCGAGAGCAAAAATTTGTTGATGCAAGGCTCAGATTTATTTGCTCTGACATCTCACTCTGAAAACTTTGGCCTGGCAGTTTTAGAAGCCTTAGCAGCAGGTCTTCCTGTGATCATTACTCCTGGTGTTGCACTAGCTTCTGTGGTTGAACAACACAAACTTGGCTACGTCATCCCACAAAATATATCAGCGATCGCGAATGCCCTTGATGATTGCCTGAACTCTCCTCAATTAACTAAACAAATGGGCGATCGTGCTCGTCAAATAATTCATGATAAATACACTTGGAACCATATTGCCTCAAATCTTATAGAAATATATACAGCAATTATCGAAAAAAAAAATCTTCCTCACCTTGATTAA